One stretch of Corynebacterium callunae DSM 20147 DNA includes these proteins:
- a CDS encoding undecaprenyl-diphosphate phosphatase, which produces MGWVQTIVLSIIQGLTEFLPISSSGHLRIISELFWGADAGASFTAVIQLGTEAAVLVFFAKEIWQIITGWIAGLLNKEKRGREYKMGWMIIVGTIPVVVLGVLGKDLIRESLRNMWITATVLVLFSFVFILAEKMGKKDRGYEELNMKDAIVMGLAQCLALIPGVSRSGGTISAGLFLGLNREVAAKFSFLLAIPAVLGSGLYSLPDAFAPQAGQAATGMQLTVGTLVAFVVGYISIAWLMKFVANNSFSWFAAYRIPAGLLVMLLLALGYLTP; this is translated from the coding sequence ATGGGCTGGGTTCAGACAATTGTCTTGTCGATAATCCAAGGCCTCACTGAATTCCTACCCATCAGCTCGAGTGGTCACCTTCGCATCATCTCAGAATTATTCTGGGGTGCCGATGCCGGTGCTTCTTTTACCGCTGTTATTCAGCTAGGTACTGAAGCAGCGGTTCTGGTGTTTTTTGCCAAGGAAATCTGGCAAATTATCACTGGCTGGATCGCAGGTCTGCTTAATAAAGAAAAGCGTGGCCGCGAATACAAGATGGGCTGGATGATTATCGTCGGCACCATCCCTGTTGTGGTCCTAGGCGTTTTGGGCAAGGACCTTATTCGAGAATCTCTGCGCAATATGTGGATTACCGCCACTGTGCTCGTCCTATTCTCCTTCGTCTTTATTTTGGCGGAGAAGATGGGCAAAAAAGACCGCGGATATGAAGAGCTCAATATGAAAGATGCCATCGTCATGGGCTTGGCACAGTGCTTGGCCTTGATCCCTGGTGTTTCTCGTTCCGGCGGCACCATTTCCGCAGGTTTGTTCTTGGGACTTAACCGCGAAGTTGCAGCGAAGTTCTCCTTCTTGCTGGCTATTCCCGCCGTCCTTGGATCTGGCTTGTACTCATTGCCCGATGCTTTTGCTCCACAGGCTGGTCAAGCAGCAACCGGAATGCAGTTAACAGTAGGTACCTTGGTGGCCTTTGTGGTGGGTTATATTTCCATTGCATGGTTGATGAAGTTTGTGGCTAATAACTCCTTTAGCTGGTTTGCTGCTTATCGCATTCCAGCTGGTCTGCTCGTTATGTTGCTCCTGGCATTGGGGTACCTCACCCCTTAA
- a CDS encoding aldo/keto reductase produces MVGSSGLRVSRLGLGTSTWGSGTDLQEAGDIFNSFITAGGTLIDVSPTYTSGTAESMLGTILQSHGHRSEVVISSSAGVNPALPIGRRVDCSRRNLIAQLDVTLEALGTDYLDLWSVGYWDEGTPPHEVADTLDFAVRTGRVRYAGVRGYAGWQLAVTHAASNHAAASARPIVVAQNEYSLLVRRAEEELLPATQHLGVGFFAGAPLGQGVLTAKYRSEIPQDSRAASSGRDAEVQGYLDLRSTKIVEALDTAATGLGISPAVTATTWVRDRPGVTAVIVGARTSAQLAQLLKAEDVTLPAPITQALDDVSL; encoded by the coding sequence ATGGTGGGATCAAGTGGCCTAAGGGTCTCCCGACTTGGTTTGGGAACCTCAACCTGGGGGTCGGGAACTGACCTTCAGGAAGCCGGGGATATCTTTAATTCCTTTATTACAGCTGGGGGGACGTTGATTGACGTCAGCCCTACCTATACTTCTGGCACCGCGGAATCGATGTTGGGGACTATTTTGCAGTCTCATGGGCATCGTTCCGAGGTCGTTATTTCCTCCAGTGCCGGTGTTAACCCTGCGTTGCCAATCGGCCGCCGCGTTGACTGTTCGCGTCGCAATCTTATTGCCCAGTTAGATGTCACCCTCGAAGCGCTGGGAACCGATTATTTAGATTTGTGGTCGGTGGGCTATTGGGATGAGGGAACTCCACCGCATGAGGTGGCCGATACCTTGGATTTTGCCGTTCGTACTGGTCGAGTGCGTTATGCCGGAGTGCGAGGTTATGCCGGGTGGCAACTAGCCGTAACCCATGCTGCGTCCAATCATGCTGCAGCTTCAGCACGTCCGATTGTGGTTGCACAAAATGAATATAGTTTGCTGGTGCGCCGCGCTGAGGAGGAATTATTGCCGGCCACCCAGCATTTGGGCGTGGGCTTTTTTGCCGGCGCTCCCCTGGGCCAAGGTGTATTAACGGCGAAGTATCGTTCGGAAATTCCGCAGGATTCTCGTGCTGCCTCTTCCGGCCGAGATGCTGAGGTGCAGGGTTATTTGGATTTGCGTTCCACCAAAATTGTGGAGGCTTTGGATACTGCCGCGACGGGTTTGGGGATTAGCCCAGCTGTGACAGCTACCACCTGGGTTCGCGATCGCCCGGGAGTCACAGCGGTTATTGTCGGTGCTCGTACCTCAGCACAACTGGCTCAACTGCTGAAAGCAGAGGACGTTACCTTGCCTGCGCCCATTACCCAGGCTTTGGATGATGTCTCCCTGTAA
- a CDS encoding YncE family protein — MRRQSRVYRRLSATALLASAGLLISSCSQPVADTPDMGKATPFASPVSENPDGKVIALPAGQDEVIDMEVATGDILGLRTAQTLSIGTVTQIEKGEAQQLDVDKQCGDLTATGDTFLLPCADGVYFIDAAQPNLDNLHATETPVTVAALTTDGELLVGNDQDASLTIYREGEDPETFKVDAPNTQLIAVPVNERHDAVVRTWNENTTIQDIDYPNDKMGATLRVGLGVGQMAGGEDGLLVVSDEIGGQIAIYNADDVIRLQMTAPVDDHPWAVAWDSTNALAWITSLAENSLVGYKISAGVPEEQQRFSTVSDAQNIVVLSDATLVAASATGAGLQVINTQAS; from the coding sequence ATGCGCCGTCAATCCCGTGTTTACCGTCGACTTTCTGCCACTGCATTGCTGGCATCAGCTGGACTCTTAATCAGCTCTTGTTCCCAGCCAGTAGCGGATACTCCAGACATGGGTAAGGCAACTCCTTTCGCTTCCCCAGTATCAGAAAACCCCGATGGCAAGGTTATTGCGCTGCCTGCGGGCCAAGATGAGGTTATTGATATGGAGGTCGCCACCGGCGACATCCTGGGTCTGCGCACCGCGCAGACTTTAAGCATCGGTACGGTTACCCAAATTGAAAAGGGTGAGGCCCAGCAACTTGACGTCGATAAGCAATGTGGTGATCTGACTGCAACGGGTGACACTTTCCTGCTGCCTTGCGCGGATGGGGTCTATTTTATTGATGCGGCGCAGCCGAATCTGGATAATTTACATGCCACGGAAACTCCAGTCACTGTTGCAGCCTTGACTACTGATGGTGAGCTGTTGGTCGGCAATGACCAGGACGCTTCCTTGACGATTTATCGCGAGGGTGAGGATCCAGAAACCTTTAAGGTTGATGCTCCAAATACCCAGCTCATCGCCGTTCCGGTTAATGAACGCCACGATGCGGTAGTGCGTACCTGGAATGAAAACACCACCATCCAAGATATTGATTATCCCAATGACAAAATGGGTGCCACCCTGCGTGTTGGCCTTGGCGTTGGACAAATGGCTGGTGGCGAGGATGGATTGCTGGTGGTTTCAGATGAAATCGGCGGCCAAATTGCCATCTACAACGCCGATGATGTCATCCGTTTGCAAATGACCGCCCCCGTTGATGATCACCCATGGGCAGTTGCCTGGGATTCCACCAATGCTTTGGCGTGGATCACTTCCCTCGCTGAAAATTCCCTGGTTGGATACAAGATTTCCGCGGGTGTGCCAGAAGAACAGCAGCGTTTTAGCACCGTCTCCGATGCCCAAAACATTGTTGTGCTTAGCGACGCCACCCTGGTTGCAGCCTCCGCTACCGGCGCGGGCCTGCAGGTTATCAACACTCAAGCTTCATAA
- a CDS encoding quinone-dependent dihydroorotate dehydrogenase, which produces MSKPTTARRLRQVAYDASLKAMFKIRPERIHGIINNGLGIVHSVAPLNRGMEKFIAVHDDVLSQEVFGITFPRPLGLAAGFDKNASMADAWGAVGFGYAELGTVTASPQPGNPTPRLFRLPADKAILNRMGFNNLGAAEVATNLRNRKSQDVIGINIGKTKVVPADEAVDDYRRSASLLGDLADYLVVNVSSPNTPGLRDLQAVESLRPILAAVQESTTVPVLVKIAPDLSDEDIDAVADLAVELQLAGIVATNTTISREGLKTPAAEVQAMAAGGISGAPVAARSLEVLKRLYARVGDEMVLISVGGISTPEQAWERITSGATLLQGYTPFIYGGPDWIRDIHLGIAQQIKAHGLRNITEAIGSGLAWKN; this is translated from the coding sequence ATGAGCAAGCCCACCACAGCCCGCCGCCTTCGCCAAGTTGCCTATGACGCCAGCTTGAAAGCCATGTTCAAAATCCGCCCTGAACGCATCCACGGAATCATCAACAATGGCCTTGGCATTGTACATTCTGTAGCTCCGCTAAACCGTGGCATGGAAAAGTTCATCGCCGTGCACGATGACGTGCTTTCCCAAGAAGTTTTTGGCATCACCTTCCCACGCCCACTGGGTCTAGCTGCAGGTTTTGATAAGAATGCCTCCATGGCCGATGCCTGGGGCGCCGTTGGATTTGGTTATGCAGAACTTGGAACTGTTACCGCTTCCCCACAGCCTGGCAATCCCACCCCTCGCCTTTTCCGTTTGCCAGCCGATAAGGCAATTTTGAACCGCATGGGCTTTAACAACCTGGGCGCTGCAGAGGTGGCAACCAACCTGCGCAATAGGAAGTCCCAGGATGTCATTGGCATCAACATTGGCAAAACCAAGGTTGTTCCTGCCGATGAAGCTGTAGACGATTACCGCCGCTCTGCGTCCCTACTTGGTGACCTGGCTGACTACCTGGTGGTTAACGTCTCTTCCCCCAACACCCCAGGTTTGCGTGATCTCCAAGCCGTCGAGTCCCTGCGCCCCATTCTGGCTGCAGTGCAGGAATCCACCACTGTTCCTGTCTTGGTAAAGATTGCCCCTGATCTTTCCGATGAAGATATCGATGCCGTTGCTGACTTGGCTGTGGAATTGCAGCTAGCGGGCATCGTGGCCACCAACACCACTATCTCCCGCGAAGGACTAAAAACCCCAGCAGCGGAGGTTCAGGCCATGGCTGCAGGTGGAATCTCTGGTGCTCCAGTAGCTGCCCGCTCTTTGGAAGTGCTCAAGCGACTTTATGCACGCGTGGGCGATGAGATGGTGCTTATTTCTGTCGGTGGCATTAGTACACCTGAACAGGCCTGGGAGCGCATTACCTCGGGAGCTACCCTGCTGCAGGGTTACACTCCTTTCATTTATGGTGGCCCCGATTGGATTCGCGATATTCACCTCGGCATTGCCCAGCAGATTAAGGCGCATGGCCTTCGCAATATCACTGAGGCAATTGGCAGTGGCTTGGCTTGGAAGAACTAG
- a CDS encoding YbhB/YbcL family Raf kinase inhibitor-like protein, with amino-acid sequence MTNYLDPKFPGPDPYAPLGEHPSFPLSSTDFSDGEKLKSPQLGGNDVSPQLAWSDLPAGTKSLAITCFDPDAPTAAGFWHWAVFNIPATVSEIPTGAGDETLGGIEGVVTLKGDSGKRGYYGAEPPQGHGPHRYLFAVHALDVEKLEIDPSATPTVLGFNLYFHTLGRSIVWGWYEN; translated from the coding sequence ATGACTAACTACCTAGATCCCAAGTTTCCTGGCCCCGACCCCTATGCGCCCCTGGGCGAGCACCCTAGCTTCCCTTTGAGCTCCACAGATTTTTCCGATGGCGAAAAGCTTAAGAGTCCACAGCTGGGCGGAAATGACGTATCACCCCAGTTAGCCTGGTCTGATCTCCCAGCCGGCACCAAATCCTTAGCAATTACCTGCTTTGATCCTGACGCGCCAACTGCTGCGGGATTTTGGCACTGGGCTGTTTTTAATATTCCAGCCACCGTTTCTGAAATCCCTACCGGCGCAGGTGATGAGACCCTAGGTGGTATTGAGGGCGTAGTTACGTTGAAAGGTGATTCCGGCAAGCGTGGGTACTATGGCGCAGAGCCACCACAGGGCCATGGACCACACCGTTATCTCTTTGCAGTCCACGCCTTGGACGTAGAAAAGTTGGAAATTGACCCCAGTGCTACCCCCACTGTCCTTGGTTTCAACCTCTATTTCCATACTCTTGGGCGTTCTATTGTGTGGGGATGGTACGAGAACTAG
- a CDS encoding GNAT family N-acetyltransferase, which yields MSPIIIPATPAHYPRILDILVDAFAKDPAFLRMIPQPDPANHKLRALFQLEIEKQFANSGHIDIAVDDRGNVCGVALWDFYQGRPSSTDLLPILPDLLRIFGTGTAQIVKAEIHSASFHPHFPHWYLYTLATPASARGQGVGSTLLEHGITRAAESGIYLEATTTRAAQLYHRLGFTPLGYIPTEDDSQPELAMWKPPAMPQA from the coding sequence ATGAGTCCCATTATTATTCCAGCCACACCAGCTCACTACCCAAGGATTCTAGACATCTTGGTTGATGCCTTCGCTAAGGATCCAGCGTTTTTAAGAATGATCCCCCAACCAGATCCTGCCAATCATAAGCTGCGCGCGCTTTTCCAATTAGAGATTGAAAAACAGTTTGCTAACTCCGGACACATCGATATAGCCGTGGATGATCGAGGAAATGTTTGTGGTGTTGCGCTCTGGGACTTTTATCAAGGCCGTCCTTCATCCACCGACTTGCTGCCCATACTCCCCGATCTTTTGAGGATCTTTGGCACAGGAACCGCGCAAATAGTTAAAGCCGAAATTCATTCGGCGTCTTTTCACCCACATTTCCCTCACTGGTATCTCTATACGCTGGCAACCCCTGCATCTGCGCGAGGTCAAGGAGTTGGAAGCACACTACTAGAACATGGAATTACTCGCGCGGCGGAATCTGGAATTTATCTAGAGGCCACGACCACAAGAGCAGCTCAGCTTTATCACCGTTTGGGCTTTACTCCCCTGGGCTATATTCCTACCGAGGATGACAGCCAGCCAGAACTAGCCATGTGGAAACCACCCGCAATGCCCCAAGCGTAG
- a CDS encoding TVP38/TMEM64 family protein yields the protein MDQESGHQEDRAEISARLNTRLSTFFHFLSTTFMDALHHIRAWSRLKKVIVAVALIAFVAVTFLVELPSITVLRDWAADAGDAFIFLFFVLYIVITQFPIPRTFLTLASGILFGPVLGSVLALSATTISALVSLLIVRGLLGEWMAPRLKHPAVENINVRLEQRGWLAIASLRMIAAVPFSVLNYAAALTSVPVLAFTIATFFGSAPGTIATVVLGDAVTGSGNWLAIVFSALLAGLGLFGIYLDQRLPVKSGK from the coding sequence ATGGATCAAGAAAGTGGGCATCAAGAAGACCGCGCGGAAATTTCAGCTCGGCTAAATACTCGTTTGAGTACCTTTTTCCATTTTCTCTCCACAACTTTTATGGATGCGCTGCATCATATTCGTGCCTGGAGCCGGCTCAAAAAGGTCATCGTCGCAGTAGCTCTGATCGCGTTTGTGGCAGTAACTTTTTTGGTGGAATTACCCTCCATAACAGTGCTTAGAGATTGGGCCGCAGATGCCGGCGATGCCTTCATCTTCTTGTTCTTTGTCCTTTATATTGTGATCACCCAATTCCCCATACCTCGCACATTCCTTACCTTGGCCTCAGGCATCCTTTTTGGTCCTGTGCTTGGCAGTGTGTTGGCTTTAAGCGCCACCACTATTTCTGCACTTGTTTCGCTTTTGATCGTGCGTGGCCTACTTGGTGAATGGATGGCACCGCGACTCAAGCATCCAGCGGTAGAAAATATCAATGTTCGTTTGGAGCAACGGGGATGGTTGGCAATTGCTTCGCTTCGTATGATTGCAGCAGTGCCTTTTTCAGTACTTAATTATGCTGCCGCACTCACCAGCGTCCCGGTTCTAGCCTTTACTATTGCCACTTTTTTTGGATCTGCACCTGGCACAATTGCCACTGTAGTTTTGGGCGATGCCGTAACCGGATCAGGCAATTGGTTGGCGATTGTTTTTAGTGCACTTTTGGCCGGGTTGGGTCTGTTTGGAATCTATTTGGATCAAAGGTTGCCAGTCAAGTCTGGAAAATAG
- a CDS encoding SPFH domain-containing protein has protein sequence MTGLILAVVFLVFIAIVVIKSIALIPQGEAAVIERLGRYTRTVSGGLTLLVPFIDRVRAKIDTRERVVSFPPQAVITQDNLTVAIDIVVTFQINEPERAIYGVDNYIVGVEQISVATLRDVVGGMTLEETLTSREVINRRLRGELDAATTKWGLRISRVELKAIDPPPSIQQSMEKQMKADREKRATILTAEGQREADIKTAEGEKQAKILQAEGEKHAAILNAEAERQAMILRAEGQRAARYLEAQGEARAIQKVNAAIKAAKLTPEVLAYQYLEKLPQIAEGKASKMWVIPSQFTDSLEGFAKQFASKDAEGVFRYEPQSVDEETRDLANSDDVDQWFSTESDPEIAAAVAAANAVANKPVDPDPSELLIGKRREKQPEISAQPETPAQSQHLTADYYPDTNNG, from the coding sequence ATGACAGGACTAATCCTTGCCGTAGTTTTCCTAGTATTCATAGCGATCGTCGTAATTAAGTCCATAGCCTTGATTCCTCAGGGCGAAGCGGCAGTTATTGAAAGACTGGGACGTTATACCCGCACCGTATCTGGTGGCCTGACACTGTTGGTGCCTTTTATTGACCGGGTGCGCGCCAAAATTGATACCCGTGAGCGTGTGGTGTCTTTCCCACCTCAGGCAGTGATCACCCAAGACAACCTGACAGTGGCAATCGATATTGTGGTCACTTTCCAAATTAATGAACCTGAACGCGCCATTTATGGCGTGGACAATTACATCGTTGGTGTGGAGCAGATTTCTGTGGCTACTTTGCGCGATGTTGTTGGTGGCATGACCTTGGAAGAAACCCTTACTTCCCGCGAGGTAATTAACCGCCGCCTGCGTGGTGAGCTGGATGCCGCCACTACCAAGTGGGGACTGCGTATTAGCCGCGTGGAGCTAAAGGCGATTGATCCGCCACCTTCCATTCAGCAGTCCATGGAAAAGCAGATGAAGGCGGACCGCGAGAAGCGTGCCACCATTTTGACTGCAGAAGGTCAGCGCGAAGCTGATATCAAAACTGCAGAGGGTGAAAAGCAGGCCAAGATTTTGCAGGCGGAGGGTGAAAAGCACGCCGCCATTTTGAATGCAGAGGCAGAACGCCAAGCAATGATCCTACGTGCTGAAGGTCAAAGAGCAGCGCGTTATTTGGAAGCACAGGGTGAAGCTCGTGCTATCCAAAAGGTAAATGCTGCAATCAAGGCTGCAAAGCTGACCCCTGAGGTTTTAGCCTATCAATACCTGGAAAAGCTACCACAGATTGCAGAGGGTAAGGCCTCGAAGATGTGGGTTATTCCAAGCCAGTTCACTGATTCTCTGGAAGGCTTTGCCAAGCAATTTGCTTCCAAGGATGCTGAAGGTGTTTTCCGATACGAGCCTCAAAGTGTTGATGAAGAGACTCGTGATCTAGCCAATTCCGATGACGTAGACCAGTGGTTCTCCACGGAGTCTGATCCAGAGATCGCAGCAGCGGTTGCTGCCGCAAATGCGGTAGCAAATAAGCCCGTAGATCCCGATCCCTCGGAGTTGTTGATTGGAAAGCGACGCGAAAAGCAGCCAGAGATTTCAGCACAACCAGAAACTCCGGCACAGTCGCAGCATCTCACTGCCGATTACTATCCGGATACCAACAACGGATAA
- a CDS encoding NfeD family protein, with protein sequence MGAIIWFIGALVLAGLELAVGEFTLLMLGGAALFTAGVSLIGVPLWAELLSFALASLALLLFLRPALKKRLHKPAALDTSIKALIGHRAEVLEDITAHKGQIRLDGSIWSARSLDPAHTFEQGEFVSVISIDGATAVVWKEA encoded by the coding sequence GTGGGAGCAATAATTTGGTTTATCGGCGCATTGGTACTCGCAGGCTTGGAATTAGCGGTGGGTGAATTTACCCTGCTAATGCTCGGCGGAGCGGCACTTTTTACTGCCGGCGTTTCCCTAATTGGTGTGCCATTATGGGCGGAGCTTTTAAGCTTCGCCCTTGCTTCATTGGCGCTGCTACTTTTCTTGCGGCCAGCTTTAAAAAAGCGACTCCATAAACCTGCTGCCTTAGATACTTCAATTAAGGCTCTCATTGGCCATCGCGCCGAAGTTCTAGAAGATATCACCGCACACAAGGGCCAGATTAGGCTAGATGGCTCAATCTGGTCAGCGCGCAGTCTCGACCCAGCACACACCTTTGAACAAGGTGAATTTGTCAGTGTTATCAGCATTGACGGCGCAACCGCAGTGGTGTGGAAAGAAGCGTGA
- a CDS encoding DUF3097 domain-containing protein: MSFSDPYAGDILGGHSRSRAPEYPNIPAEPGLVVEVRGDGFVGAVVGFERTYDGDFVRLEDRRGREALYKLRKGAFMVEGKIVNLTRFVEKQAPQKSNSGSRRVANVQAKVAAPSRIWVEGIHDAAIVEKVWGHDLRVEGIVVEYLEGLDNLPERLAEFQPGPGRRVGVLADHLVEGSKETRMTRSLPADVAVTGHPYIDIWAAVKPERLGLKAWPDVPYGEDWKTGICQRVGWSDPKEGWHRVYNAVNSFRDLDYTLIGAVERLVDFVTNHDLSKEDVLA; this comes from the coding sequence ATGAGTTTCTCTGATCCTTATGCAGGCGATATCCTTGGTGGCCATTCTCGAAGCCGAGCTCCGGAATACCCTAATATTCCAGCAGAACCCGGCTTGGTTGTAGAAGTTCGCGGTGATGGTTTTGTTGGTGCAGTTGTTGGATTTGAGCGCACTTATGATGGGGATTTTGTCCGCCTGGAGGACCGACGTGGCAGGGAAGCGCTATATAAGCTGCGCAAAGGTGCCTTTATGGTGGAGGGAAAAATTGTGAACCTCACCAGATTTGTAGAAAAACAAGCCCCCCAAAAATCCAATTCTGGATCTAGGCGCGTGGCCAATGTTCAAGCAAAAGTTGCAGCCCCTTCCAGAATTTGGGTGGAGGGTATCCACGATGCTGCCATCGTGGAAAAGGTATGGGGCCATGACCTGCGTGTTGAGGGCATTGTCGTGGAATACCTCGAAGGTCTAGACAACCTGCCAGAAAGGCTCGCTGAATTTCAGCCCGGTCCAGGACGCCGCGTCGGGGTTCTTGCCGATCACCTGGTGGAAGGCTCCAAAGAAACCCGCATGACTCGCTCACTGCCTGCCGATGTGGCAGTAACCGGACACCCCTATATTGATATCTGGGCTGCAGTGAAGCCTGAGCGTTTAGGCCTTAAAGCCTGGCCCGACGTTCCCTATGGGGAAGACTGGAAAACCGGAATTTGCCAGCGTGTGGGCTGGTCCGACCCTAAGGAAGGGTGGCACCGCGTCTATAACGCAGTGAACTCCTTTAGGGATCTGGATTACACGCTCATTGGTGCCGTGGAACGCCTGGTGGATTTTGTCACCAACCATGATTTAAGCAAAGAAGATGTATTGGCTTAA
- a CDS encoding ferrochelatase produces the protein MNVRSSDSYDALLVLSFGGPEGHEEVRPFLENVTRGRGIPPERLDEVAVHYHHFGGVSPINELNREIIANVERELANRGMDLPVYFGNRNWVPFGNEAADLMAADGVKNALVLATSAWGGFSGCKQYQEDIQGMVAHLGAQDKEITFTKLRQFYDHPRFISQMAQSVRESFEKMPAELRAEARLVFTAHSIPLAADKASGTPEDGSLYSQQVREASELIAQAAGIEDFDLVWQSRSGSPSIPWLEPDIVDHAVELNENGQKAIVVCPVGFISDHMEVIWDLDSELMEEAQKRNMVVERVATVGPSPEFAAMVADLIEEVELKRTIEKLGKLPARGCTVNGVPCAEGCCTAAKRPTSRVNPNAESVPAAN, from the coding sequence ATGAATGTTCGATCTTCGGATTCTTATGACGCCCTCCTCGTGCTTTCTTTCGGTGGCCCCGAAGGACATGAGGAGGTTCGTCCATTTTTGGAGAATGTCACCCGCGGCCGCGGCATCCCGCCAGAGCGCCTTGATGAGGTAGCGGTACATTATCACCACTTCGGCGGTGTGAGCCCCATTAATGAGCTCAACCGTGAAATCATTGCCAACGTGGAGCGTGAATTAGCTAACCGAGGCATGGACTTGCCAGTTTATTTCGGCAATCGAAATTGGGTTCCATTTGGCAATGAGGCAGCAGATCTTATGGCTGCCGATGGCGTGAAAAATGCCCTAGTTTTGGCAACTTCCGCCTGGGGTGGATTCTCTGGTTGTAAGCAGTACCAGGAAGATATTCAGGGAATGGTTGCCCACCTTGGCGCCCAGGATAAGGAAATCACCTTTACAAAGCTGCGCCAATTTTATGATCACCCACGTTTTATTAGTCAGATGGCGCAATCTGTACGTGAATCTTTTGAGAAGATGCCAGCCGAACTGCGAGCAGAGGCTCGCCTTGTTTTTACGGCGCACTCCATTCCGCTGGCTGCTGATAAAGCCTCTGGCACCCCGGAAGATGGTTCACTTTATTCTCAGCAGGTGCGCGAGGCTTCAGAGCTTATCGCCCAAGCTGCAGGCATAGAAGATTTTGATCTAGTGTGGCAGTCGCGTTCGGGCAGCCCAAGCATTCCATGGCTTGAGCCAGATATTGTCGATCACGCTGTCGAACTCAATGAGAACGGCCAGAAAGCCATCGTAGTCTGCCCTGTGGGCTTTATTTCCGACCATATGGAAGTAATCTGGGATCTTGATTCAGAACTTATGGAAGAAGCCCAGAAGCGCAATATGGTGGTCGAGCGTGTGGCCACCGTCGGCCCATCCCCAGAATTTGCCGCGATGGTGGCTGACTTGATTGAAGAGGTGGAGCTTAAGCGCACCATCGAAAAGCTTGGCAAGCTCCCCGCGCGTGGTTGCACCGTTAATGGTGTGCCATGTGCGGAAGGTTGCTGTACGGCTGCCAAGCGCCCAACTTCGCGCGTAAACCCGAATGCGGAGTCAGTCCCCGCAGCTAACTAG